In Aminobacterium sp. MB27-C1, a single genomic region encodes these proteins:
- the pyrF gene encoding orotidine-5'-phosphate decarboxylase — MINEAQNKLILALDVENLTECRQLLSELQGELKHVKIGHQLYAKGGIPFLKEIMTMDYKVFLDLKLHDIPNTVRMAVEALAGEGIWALTLHGAGGRAMLEDAKAGRDKVGGEMNLLGVTVLTSMNNELWEEVTPGCAMSDALKARATVCADAEIDGLVCSPLDLPIINETKGKNLIKVVPGIRPSAGGDDQARTANPKGAIMAGADFLVVGRPILKAPDRLAALHTIVNEIKEGLQWKED; from the coding sequence ATGATAAACGAAGCCCAAAACAAGTTGATACTTGCTTTGGATGTAGAGAACCTAACTGAATGCCGTCAACTGCTTTCCGAGTTACAGGGAGAGCTAAAACACGTTAAAATCGGTCACCAGCTCTATGCAAAAGGCGGAATTCCTTTTTTAAAAGAGATAATGACTATGGACTATAAGGTCTTTCTCGACTTGAAACTTCATGATATCCCTAATACTGTTCGTATGGCTGTTGAAGCTTTAGCCGGAGAGGGAATATGGGCTTTGACTCTTCATGGTGCAGGTGGCAGAGCTATGCTGGAAGATGCTAAGGCTGGTAGAGACAAGGTCGGCGGTGAAATGAATCTTTTGGGAGTTACAGTTTTGACAAGTATGAATAACGAACTTTGGGAGGAAGTTACCCCTGGTTGCGCGATGTCTGATGCTCTGAAGGCCCGAGCTACAGTTTGCGCTGATGCAGAGATTGATGGCCTCGTCTGTTCTCCCCTTGACTTGCCCATCATAAATGAAACGAAAGGCAAAAATTTAATAAAAGTTGTTCCTGGCATTCGTCCTTCAGCAGGAGGGGATGATCAGGCTCGTACTGCAAATCCTAAAGGAGCCATTATGGCTGGGGCTGATTTTCTTGTTGTTGGCCGCCCAATTTTAAAAGCTCCTGATCGTTTGGCGGCGCTGCATACTATTGTGAATGAAATAAAGGAGGGGTTGCAATGGAAAGAGGATTAG
- a CDS encoding FAD-binding oxidoreductase has translation MDRIDHNATVLKVSSVSSEVAEVVFHCSSVASSAKPGQFVMVRLPGILDPLLGRPFAIAATEADTITVLFQIVGKFTNLLATLPPGTKATLRGPIGNGYLEKPSGKKILFVAGTLGAAPLLFALQCFPELKSHEFVLGIPGEGWEGFARYVKEKTSNLKVCSDDGTIGLKGNVLVALPDRLERDQEIWTCGPFPMLKAIAQKYNDQGDQVRVSLDMKMACGIGGCLGCVITTAKGPKRVCVDGPFFLAGEVDWNDVE, from the coding sequence ATGGATCGAATAGATCATAATGCAACGGTTTTAAAAGTCAGTTCTGTAAGTTCCGAAGTTGCAGAAGTGGTTTTTCACTGTTCTTCCGTGGCTTCTTCAGCGAAACCAGGGCAGTTTGTCATGGTTCGTTTGCCAGGAATTCTCGATCCCTTATTAGGCCGTCCTTTTGCAATAGCCGCTACTGAAGCTGATACGATTACGGTACTCTTTCAGATAGTGGGAAAATTTACGAATCTTCTAGCTACTCTTCCTCCAGGAACAAAAGCGACATTGCGAGGGCCAATAGGGAATGGATATCTAGAGAAGCCTTCAGGAAAGAAGATTCTTTTTGTAGCTGGTACATTAGGAGCTGCACCTCTCCTTTTTGCACTGCAGTGTTTTCCTGAACTTAAAAGCCATGAGTTTGTACTTGGAATTCCCGGCGAAGGCTGGGAGGGATTTGCAAGGTATGTAAAGGAAAAGACCTCTAATCTGAAAGTATGTTCCGATGATGGAACAATAGGTCTCAAAGGAAATGTCCTTGTCGCTTTGCCAGATAGACTCGAAAGAGATCAAGAAATATGGACATGTGGTCCATTTCCCATGTTGAAAGCCATTGCACAAAAATATAACGACCAGGGCGATCAGGTTAGAGTAAGCCTTGATATGAAGATGGCTTGTGGCATTGGGGGATGTTTAGGGTGTGTAATTACCACTGCAAAGGGACCTAAACGAGTATGTGTAGATGGTCCGTTTTTCTTGGCGGGGGAGGTTGACTGGAATGACGTGGAATAG
- a CDS encoding GntR family transcriptional regulator, translating into MVRMKKKDIAYEEIKKLILDKEYMKSYDISENSLAEKLNMSRTPIREALQRLQMEGFIEIFPNRGIVLRDVTLLEANEIFDLRMAIEEFVIKNVFPLLTDEHFKEIDRNLSYQKLAMEKDDVAEYLNYDRDFHDYFLHVYSNSLIISTSKRVQDRFFSVGVNVLKGPGTVERSFRQHCDIVDALRKNDPVMAAEAMHLHMLTGKKNLMS; encoded by the coding sequence ATGGTAAGGATGAAAAAAAAGGATATAGCGTATGAAGAAATAAAAAAGTTGATTCTCGATAAAGAGTATATGAAGTCCTATGATATTTCTGAAAACTCCCTTGCTGAAAAATTGAACATGAGTCGTACTCCTATCAGAGAAGCGTTACAACGCCTTCAGATGGAAGGTTTCATAGAAATTTTCCCTAACAGGGGCATTGTATTGCGAGATGTGACTCTTCTTGAAGCTAACGAAATATTTGATTTGCGTATGGCCATAGAAGAATTTGTCATAAAAAATGTTTTTCCTCTTTTAACAGATGAACATTTCAAGGAAATTGATCGAAATTTGTCATATCAGAAACTGGCAATGGAAAAAGACGACGTGGCAGAATATCTTAACTATGATCGTGATTTCCATGATTACTTCTTACATGTTTATTCCAACTCACTTATTATTTCTACCTCAAAACGAGTGCAAGATCGGTTTTTTTCTGTAGGTGTAAATGTTTTAAAAGGTCCAGGAACAGTTGAACGCTCATTTCGCCAACATTGCGATATTGTAGATGCCCTTCGCAAAAATGATCCGGTAATGGCGGCAGAAGCAATGCATTTACATATGCTTACAGGTAAAAAAAATTTGATGTCATAA
- a CDS encoding pyruvate dehydrogenase complex E1 component subunit beta: MTMKNISFSQATLEAMDEEMTRDETVFVMGEDIVRQGGIFGQFKGLPAKFGADRVRDTPITETAIVGAAVGAALAGMRPIADMHFADFIGVCMDEVFNQMAKVHYMFGGQKTLPMVLRAPDGLINQAAAQHSQSVEAWFQHIPGLKVVIPSNPADAKGLLKSAIRDDNPVIYFEHKALFSMKGDVPEEEYFTPIGKAKVVKEGTDVTLVSYSLTMNLAIQAASKLEKEGISVELIDLRTISPIDKDTILNSVAKTSRLAIAHEAVKQGGVGGEIAAIVAEEGIDYLDAPIVRIGAPFTPIAFARPLEQAYRITADKICEAVKRMM, from the coding sequence ATGACAATGAAAAACATTAGTTTTTCTCAAGCAACTTTGGAAGCTATGGATGAGGAAATGACCCGCGATGAAACCGTCTTTGTCATGGGCGAAGATATTGTCAGACAAGGGGGTATTTTTGGTCAGTTTAAAGGACTCCCTGCCAAGTTCGGTGCGGATCGTGTAAGAGATACTCCCATAACCGAAACAGCCATTGTTGGTGCTGCTGTAGGAGCCGCTCTTGCCGGCATGAGACCGATAGCAGACATGCACTTTGCAGACTTTATTGGCGTGTGTATGGATGAGGTCTTTAATCAGATGGCCAAGGTTCACTATATGTTTGGCGGCCAAAAGACCCTTCCAATGGTTCTTCGTGCACCAGACGGCTTAATAAACCAGGCGGCAGCTCAGCATTCGCAGAGTGTTGAGGCGTGGTTTCAGCATATTCCCGGACTAAAGGTTGTTATTCCATCTAATCCAGCTGACGCCAAGGGACTTTTGAAGTCTGCCATACGTGATGATAATCCTGTTATTTATTTTGAGCATAAGGCTCTTTTCAGTATGAAAGGAGACGTTCCTGAAGAGGAATATTTTACTCCTATCGGGAAAGCTAAAGTTGTAAAAGAGGGGACCGATGTGACTCTCGTTTCATATTCCTTAACAATGAATCTGGCTATTCAAGCGGCTTCGAAACTTGAGAAGGAAGGAATAAGCGTAGAGTTGATTGATCTTAGAACTATTTCACCTATAGATAAAGATACCATTTTGAATTCAGTAGCAAAAACCAGTCGTCTTGCCATAGCTCATGAGGCTGTAAAGCAGGGAGGAGTAGGGGGAGAAATTGCAGCTATTGTCGCGGAGGAAGGTATTGATTATCTTGATGCTCCAATAGTTCGTATTGGTGCTCCCTTTACGCCAATTGCTTTTGCTCGTCCATTGGAACAGGCTTACCGAATTACAGCAGACAAAATATGCGAAGCTGTTAAGAGAATGATGTAA
- the panB gene encoding 3-methyl-2-oxobutanoate hydroxymethyltransferase: MAKKKGRLDFVKMKASGEKVAWVTAYDFPTASFVEQAGMDMILVGDSLGMVVLGYEGTIPVTMDDCIRHCQAVRRGAPHTFCIGDMPFLSYQISDEDAVRNAGRFLKEADMDAVKLEGGRRVLSRIKAIADAGILVMGHIGLTPQSSGQLGGFKAQGRDPESARELIKDALAIQEAGAYALLLEAVPPELTAFITKKLTIPVYSIGAGLPCDGQLLICGDMLGLFEAFTPKFVKKYANVAAEEIRAFKEYVEDVKTEKFPTDDHVYHILSGKEEEFKVMLKEFE; the protein is encoded by the coding sequence GTGGCAAAGAAGAAAGGGCGACTGGATTTTGTAAAAATGAAAGCCAGTGGAGAAAAAGTGGCTTGGGTTACAGCCTATGATTTTCCGACAGCATCTTTTGTTGAACAGGCAGGAATGGATATGATTCTTGTGGGCGATTCTCTTGGTATGGTTGTTCTTGGATATGAAGGAACTATTCCTGTGACCATGGATGATTGTATTCGTCATTGTCAGGCTGTTCGTCGTGGAGCTCCACATACTTTTTGTATCGGAGACATGCCTTTTTTGTCGTATCAGATTTCCGATGAGGATGCTGTTAGGAATGCTGGACGCTTCTTAAAAGAAGCGGATATGGATGCTGTAAAACTTGAGGGCGGACGACGAGTTTTGAGCCGAATAAAAGCTATAGCTGATGCTGGTATTTTAGTAATGGGGCACATTGGATTAACTCCACAAAGTTCTGGACAGCTTGGTGGGTTTAAGGCACAGGGACGAGATCCTGAAAGTGCTCGGGAGCTTATCAAAGATGCATTGGCTATACAAGAAGCTGGAGCTTACGCTCTCTTACTTGAGGCTGTTCCCCCAGAGCTGACGGCCTTTATAACGAAGAAACTTACCATTCCCGTCTATTCTATTGGAGCTGGATTGCCTTGCGATGGTCAACTTTTGATTTGCGGCGATATGTTAGGGTTGTTTGAGGCATTCACGCCAAAATTTGTAAAGAAGTATGCTAATGTAGCGGCAGAGGAGATCAGAGCCTTTAAAGAATATGTTGAAGATGTGAAAACGGAGAAATTCCCGACAGACGATCATGTTTATCACATACTGTCTGGGAAAGAAGAAGAATTTAAGGTTATGCTTAAAGAATTTGAATAA
- the pyrR gene encoding bifunctional pyr operon transcriptional regulator/uracil phosphoribosyltransferase PyrR, with amino-acid sequence MNLIEKAVVMTEGDMERILRRIAVEIVERNKGLEDVVLLGIQRRGVYLAARLRSILKETEGVKVPTGELDITLYRDDITTLQEQPIVHSTSIPIDIAGKKLILVDDVLYTGRTIRAALDALMDLGRPDRVQLVILVDRGHRELPIQADYTGRTVPTSKTETVEVRVKEFDGEDKVVICERNGGVE; translated from the coding sequence ATGAATCTTATTGAAAAAGCGGTTGTCATGACAGAAGGAGATATGGAGCGAATTCTTCGGCGAATTGCCGTAGAAATTGTTGAGCGAAACAAAGGGCTTGAAGATGTTGTCCTTCTGGGGATTCAGCGACGAGGTGTATATTTGGCGGCACGTCTTCGAAGTATTCTTAAGGAAACAGAGGGAGTTAAGGTCCCAACTGGAGAACTTGACATAACGCTCTATCGTGATGACATTACAACTTTACAAGAACAACCCATCGTACATAGTACATCTATACCAATTGATATTGCAGGAAAGAAACTCATTCTTGTCGATGATGTTCTTTATACGGGAAGAACTATACGTGCAGCTCTGGATGCTCTCATGGATTTAGGGCGTCCGGATCGCGTTCAACTGGTTATTCTTGTGGATCGTGGACATCGTGAACTTCCTATACAGGCTGATTATACAGGTCGAACTGTTCCTACCTCTAAAACAGAGACAGTAGAAGTTCGAGTTAAAGAGTTTGATGGCGAAGATAAAGTAGTGATTTGTGAACGAAATGGGGGAGTAGAGTGA
- a CDS encoding dihydroorotate dehydrogenase: protein MTWNRLADTLAGINIETPIIIASGVWPYDPPLWSRKNLDGVGALCTKAVSYEARRGNKGMRVWETSCGMLNSIGLQNTGVSSFLNDSLPMIHEGGMPFLVNVVMENIEDTQKTLLALAERSDIVKGVELNISCPNVDGDGMAWGVHPESTAEAVAAARSVWPGSLFVKLTPQAHDPQKVARAAEDAGADALVVANTWLGMAIDINRRQPVFNRTFAGFSGPAVFPLALRLVWQVCEAVSIPVIGCGGVTTWQDALSMVLAGASAVELGTAMFVHSDIPSLICKGLNTYLIEHEVKHLRDLKGQARAQKGVF from the coding sequence ATGACGTGGAATAGATTAGCAGATACTCTGGCCGGCATAAATATAGAAACTCCAATCATTATTGCCTCAGGTGTCTGGCCGTATGACCCCCCTCTCTGGAGTCGTAAAAATCTCGATGGTGTGGGAGCTCTTTGCACAAAAGCTGTAAGTTATGAAGCCCGTCGTGGCAATAAAGGAATGCGGGTATGGGAAACATCGTGCGGTATGCTCAATAGCATAGGTCTTCAAAATACTGGAGTTTCTTCTTTCCTGAATGATTCTCTTCCCATGATTCACGAAGGCGGTATGCCTTTTTTAGTCAACGTCGTTATGGAAAATATAGAGGATACGCAAAAAACGTTATTAGCTCTTGCTGAAAGAAGTGACATTGTAAAGGGTGTGGAATTAAATATCTCGTGTCCTAATGTGGATGGCGATGGTATGGCTTGGGGCGTCCATCCTGAAAGTACTGCCGAAGCAGTAGCTGCAGCCAGATCGGTCTGGCCGGGTTCGCTGTTTGTTAAACTTACGCCTCAGGCTCACGATCCACAAAAAGTAGCGAGAGCTGCTGAAGATGCAGGGGCAGATGCCCTTGTCGTAGCGAATACGTGGCTTGGAATGGCTATAGATATTAATCGGCGGCAACCTGTCTTTAACAGAACCTTCGCCGGTTTTTCCGGGCCGGCTGTTTTTCCTCTTGCGCTGCGCTTGGTTTGGCAGGTTTGTGAAGCCGTTTCCATTCCTGTTATTGGGTGTGGTGGTGTTACTACGTGGCAAGACGCTTTATCTATGGTTCTTGCAGGAGCGAGCGCTGTAGAACTTGGAACGGCAATGTTCGTTCACTCTGATATCCCGTCCCTTATATGTAAAGGGCTGAATACCTATTTAATTGAACATGAGGTCAAACATCTTCGTGACCTTAAGGGGCAAGCCCGCGCTCAGAAAGGAGTTTTTTAG
- the pyrE gene encoding orotate phosphoribosyltransferase has product MERGLVEERIQEMMRDSGALLEGHFLLTSGLHSANYMQCALLLRFPAYAAFAGKEIARLVEKFQPTVVISPAIGGLIIGHEVARALDVPFLFCEREEGKMSLRRFPFPEKAKVVVVEDVITTGGSVKEVGELMEEHGSQWVATACIVDRSGGKHILPHEPLSLWNVSFPVYRPDECPMCAKEIPFKKPGSRK; this is encoded by the coding sequence ATGGAAAGAGGATTAGTAGAAGAACGAATTCAAGAGATGATGAGAGATAGTGGAGCTCTTCTAGAAGGACATTTTCTCCTGACTTCAGGGTTACATAGTGCCAACTATATGCAATGCGCTCTCCTTTTACGTTTTCCTGCCTATGCAGCTTTTGCAGGTAAAGAGATAGCCCGATTGGTGGAAAAATTTCAGCCGACAGTAGTAATTTCACCAGCTATTGGAGGACTCATTATTGGTCATGAAGTGGCCAGGGCATTGGATGTTCCCTTCCTTTTCTGTGAGAGGGAAGAGGGGAAAATGAGCCTGAGGCGCTTTCCTTTTCCTGAAAAGGCAAAAGTGGTTGTCGTAGAAGATGTTATAACAACAGGTGGATCAGTGAAAGAAGTTGGAGAACTTATGGAGGAACACGGATCTCAATGGGTAGCAACAGCTTGTATTGTTGATAGAAGTGGTGGAAAACATATTCTTCCCCATGAACCTCTCTCTCTTTGGAATGTTTCTTTTCCTGTATATAGACCAGACGAATGTCCTATGTGTGCTAAAGAGATTCCTTTTAAGAAACCTGGGAGTCGGAAATAG
- the pdhA gene encoding pyruvate dehydrogenase (acetyl-transferring) E1 component subunit alpha, with protein sequence MCAKAVRREPTIPIGDFDKETLHFFFETMVKIRHFEEKVEEFFFAGEIPGFVHLYIGEEAVATGVMANLRKTDYIQSTHRGHGHTIAKGADLNRMMAEIFGKKTGYCKGKGGSMHIADFSVGMLGANGIVGGGFTLATGAALAQKMQKTDGVSVVFFGDGASNRGTFHEAANMAAVWKLPVLFVCENNQWASTTPYRTTTSVEDIADRAQGYDMPGIIVDGNDVFAVYEAAKELIERARKGEGPALLEAKTYRIKGHFVGDPEKYRTKEEVQKVFDETDPIPCFKGKAIKAGVMSEEDFISLEEAVKQAIEEAVDFARKSPEPDASELFEDLYV encoded by the coding sequence ATGTGTGCAAAAGCGGTTCGGAGAGAACCTACTATTCCCATCGGTGACTTTGACAAAGAGACCCTTCATTTTTTCTTCGAAACGATGGTAAAAATCCGTCACTTTGAGGAAAAAGTTGAAGAGTTCTTTTTTGCAGGAGAGATACCAGGTTTTGTACATTTGTATATCGGAGAAGAGGCCGTTGCTACTGGGGTTATGGCTAATCTTAGAAAAACGGATTACATTCAAAGCACCCATAGAGGCCATGGACATACAATAGCCAAAGGTGCCGACCTGAATCGAATGATGGCTGAGATTTTTGGTAAAAAAACAGGTTATTGCAAAGGTAAGGGCGGTTCTATGCATATTGCAGATTTCAGTGTGGGTATGCTTGGCGCAAATGGCATTGTAGGTGGCGGTTTTACTCTTGCGACAGGTGCAGCTTTAGCTCAAAAAATGCAAAAAACAGATGGTGTTTCAGTTGTCTTTTTTGGAGATGGAGCATCGAACCGGGGGACATTCCACGAAGCAGCCAATATGGCGGCAGTCTGGAAGCTCCCGGTTCTTTTTGTCTGTGAAAATAACCAATGGGCCTCGACAACACCTTATAGAACGACTACTTCAGTTGAAGATATTGCTGATCGTGCACAAGGATACGATATGCCTGGAATTATTGTTGATGGCAACGATGTCTTTGCTGTATATGAAGCAGCTAAAGAACTTATAGAAAGAGCCCGCAAAGGAGAGGGGCCTGCCTTGCTTGAAGCAAAAACTTATCGCATCAAAGGTCACTTTGTTGGGGATCCTGAAAAGTATAGAACCAAAGAAGAGGTTCAGAAAGTTTTTGATGAAACAGATCCCATCCCTTGTTTTAAGGGAAAAGCAATTAAAGCTGGAGTCATGTCCGAAGAAGATTTTATTTCTCTTGAAGAAGCTGTTAAACAGGCAATCGAGGAAGCAGTTGATTTTGCTCGAAAATCCCCAGAGCCAGATGCTTCTGAACTTTTCGAAGATCTATATGTATAA
- a CDS encoding aspartate carbamoyltransferase catalytic subunit yields MQWRHRHLISLEDWTREELEFFLEQADYMEELMNRPIKKVPALRGKLIVNFFFENSTRTRVSFELAEKMLSADVVNWSASGSSVSKGETMRDTAWTLEAMGADAVVMRHSAVGAADYLARKLHRASVFNAGDGTNGHPTQALLDLHAARQHLGKLEGRKMAIVGDVLHSRVARSDIQAFRKMGVEVVLAGPRTLMPLCHEELGVAYEADPKKAVSGSDMVYLLRIQKERQEEGLIPSIDEYHRRYGATEKLMDLAKPDAIVMHPGPINREVEIASSVADGEKSIILKQVRSGVAVRMALLYLCLGGVRN; encoded by the coding sequence ATGCAGTGGAGACATCGGCATCTTATCTCGCTGGAGGATTGGACCAGAGAAGAGCTCGAGTTTTTCCTTGAACAGGCAGATTATATGGAAGAACTCATGAATCGTCCTATTAAAAAAGTTCCGGCGTTGCGTGGAAAACTGATTGTCAATTTCTTTTTTGAAAACTCGACGCGAACACGCGTATCTTTTGAACTTGCAGAAAAGATGCTTTCGGCTGATGTTGTCAATTGGTCGGCCTCTGGTTCAAGTGTCAGTAAAGGCGAGACTATGAGAGATACAGCCTGGACTCTTGAAGCTATGGGAGCAGATGCTGTAGTTATGCGCCATTCGGCAGTAGGAGCAGCAGATTATCTGGCACGCAAACTTCATAGGGCATCTGTCTTTAATGCAGGAGACGGAACAAATGGACATCCAACTCAGGCCCTTCTCGATCTCCACGCTGCCAGACAGCATCTTGGAAAATTGGAAGGCAGGAAAATGGCTATAGTTGGGGATGTGCTTCATAGCCGAGTTGCGCGAAGCGACATTCAGGCTTTCCGCAAAATGGGAGTTGAAGTTGTTCTTGCAGGACCAAGAACGTTAATGCCCCTGTGCCATGAAGAGCTCGGTGTTGCCTACGAGGCTGATCCGAAAAAAGCCGTATCAGGGTCTGATATGGTTTACCTCCTTAGAATACAAAAAGAACGCCAGGAAGAAGGGTTGATTCCTTCCATTGACGAATACCACAGACGATATGGAGCGACAGAAAAACTTATGGATTTAGCAAAACCTGATGCTATAGTAATGCATCCTGGCCCCATAAACAGAGAAGTTGAAATTGCTTCTTCCGTTGCTGATGGAGAGAAGAGCATTATTTTGAAACAGGTACGAAGCGGTGTGGCTGTTCGAATGGCCTTGCTTTACCTTTGCCTGGGAGGTGTACGCAATTGA
- a CDS encoding PPC domain-containing DNA-binding protein, whose amino-acid sequence MQALSTGLSQMIVARFGPEEDIFESLEALCREKNIESGSICTMIGSLESATLVCVTEDSPGGQAHYLDPVEIIGPLEFVGAQGIIGKNEEGELSIHLHGVVAGEDMHPLAGHIVDSGHNKVLATVEVVINVFSDVQMLRSFDEETRFTLFKVTSKNNK is encoded by the coding sequence GTGCAAGCTCTTTCTACAGGTTTATCTCAAATGATAGTGGCTCGTTTTGGTCCGGAGGAAGATATCTTTGAATCTTTGGAAGCCCTTTGCCGTGAAAAGAATATCGAATCAGGAAGTATTTGCACCATGATTGGCAGTCTTGAGAGTGCCACATTAGTTTGTGTAACAGAAGATTCCCCAGGGGGACAGGCTCATTACCTTGATCCGGTAGAAATTATTGGTCCTCTTGAATTTGTAGGTGCACAGGGAATTATTGGGAAAAACGAAGAGGGAGAATTGTCTATTCATCTACATGGAGTAGTGGCGGGTGAAGATATGCACCCCCTGGCGGGGCATATTGTTGATTCTGGACATAATAAGGTTTTAGCTACAGTTGAAGTTGTGATCAATGTTTTTTCCGATGTACAGATGTTGCGTTCTTTCGATGAGGAAACGAGATTTACTCTTTTTAAAGTTACTTCAAAGAACAATAAGTGA
- a CDS encoding dihydroorotase: MILFKNARIFDGKELREEVSDVLVAGKKIEKIAETIDVTDDMKVIDLEGKVLAPGFIDLHVHFRDPGFEWREDIESGSKAAAAGGYTTVVTMPNTDPVIDIPSLVEYIAEKGRRAGGARVLPGACISHKRKGEYLAELGLLREAGAVLFTDDGAPVKTSKLLRTALLYSQDVGAIIMEHPEEASLTEKGQVNEGRISALSGLKGFPHSAEYIDIERGIALCRETGAPIHFTHVSTALAFKAIAAAKKEGLPVTCDVTPHHLSLDENNVIVSRYHAVYKVNPPLRSREDVKAAWAAIADGTIDAIVTDHAPWHENEKDLPFQEAPFGIASLECSVAVVLDTWLKMGQPVSLARVLELFTSGPAAILPEEWQKLGHIAEGLIADLTVIDLDESKVVDVSTWKSKARMTPWNGEVLTGWPVMTILEGKIFDKGEDNGSNRS, translated from the coding sequence TTGATTCTGTTTAAAAATGCCCGGATTTTCGATGGGAAAGAATTGCGAGAAGAGGTCTCCGATGTTTTAGTAGCGGGGAAAAAGATAGAAAAAATAGCAGAGACTATAGATGTAACTGATGATATGAAGGTTATTGACCTGGAGGGGAAAGTTCTTGCTCCAGGATTCATAGATTTACATGTACATTTTAGAGATCCAGGCTTCGAGTGGCGAGAAGATATAGAAAGCGGTTCTAAAGCCGCAGCAGCTGGAGGCTATACGACTGTTGTTACCATGCCTAATACTGATCCTGTAATTGATATTCCATCCCTTGTAGAATATATTGCTGAAAAGGGTCGTCGTGCCGGAGGCGCGAGAGTCTTGCCAGGAGCGTGTATAAGCCACAAGAGAAAAGGTGAGTATTTGGCAGAGCTAGGATTGCTTCGTGAGGCAGGAGCCGTTCTTTTCACAGACGATGGGGCTCCTGTCAAAACATCCAAACTTTTACGAACCGCCCTTCTCTATAGCCAGGATGTTGGTGCTATTATTATGGAGCATCCGGAAGAAGCTTCCTTAACGGAAAAAGGCCAGGTTAACGAAGGTAGAATCTCTGCCCTGAGCGGCCTAAAAGGATTTCCTCATTCTGCCGAATATATCGATATTGAACGGGGAATAGCTCTGTGCCGAGAAACAGGCGCTCCCATTCACTTCACTCATGTAAGTACGGCTCTTGCCTTTAAAGCTATCGCAGCGGCTAAAAAGGAAGGATTGCCTGTTACATGCGATGTTACACCTCATCATCTTTCTCTTGATGAAAACAACGTAATTGTCAGCCGATACCATGCTGTGTATAAAGTCAATCCTCCTCTTCGTAGTCGGGAAGACGTGAAAGCCGCTTGGGCTGCCATAGCTGATGGAACTATTGACGCTATTGTTACCGACCATGCTCCCTGGCACGAAAATGAGAAAGATCTTCCTTTTCAGGAAGCTCCTTTTGGCATAGCATCTCTTGAATGTTCAGTTGCCGTTGTTCTTGATACATGGTTGAAAATGGGGCAGCCAGTTTCTTTAGCAAGGGTTCTTGAACTCTTTACTTCTGGGCCGGCAGCCATACTTCCAGAAGAATGGCAAAAACTTGGACATATAGCAGAAGGTTTAATTGCAGATTTGACTGTTATCGATCTTGATGAATCGAAAGTTGTAGATGTTTCTACATGGAAAAGTAAAGCACGGATGACTCCATGGAATGGAGAAGTTTTAACAGGCTGGCCAGTTATGACCATTCTTGAGGGAAAAATTTTTGACAAAGGAGAAGATAATGGATCGAATAGATCATAA